Below is a genomic region from Eulemur rufifrons isolate Redbay chromosome 24, OSU_ERuf_1, whole genome shotgun sequence.
attcattaaaaggaaaaattagggaAGACCTGAGAAAAGTTATGGAGTAACAAAGCCGACTGAATACCTATAGGATTGGGAAGCAATGGGAAAATCTCAGGGTAAGATAACTAAATACAAACTCTCGGGACCTTATTTAATATGTGAAGAGAAGTATACATGGCTGtgtatagaagaaaataaaccacAGTGGTGGGAACATCTATATTTTTGGGAGGATTTTAATTGAAGAATGGTCAGGTATTTATAGTCgcctttttatattaatataaatttatattttatatagaaaggGTGTGATACAGCTGGCCAGTTCTGTCTCCCTAGAGCCAATTGTGCGTATCTCTTACAAGTCTGAGTTCACtgcattaaaataataacttgaAATTGCCCTCAGTGGGGGTATTTACTCCACAGATCTTGGCAAACACTACAAAACAGGactgtctatgtgtgtgtgtgtgtgtgtgtgtgtatgtatgtgtgtgtagggctggttgttaaacattcaCCAGTAATCCACTGTATCAACTCATCCTTTTCTGAGCTCCcccttcatttttcatattttataactgTATTTTAGAGTTCTCTCAACCTTCTCTAGTAGGTGAGAATTTCTTTGAATTCTACAATAGACCTTTACATTTTCTGGTCCAagaaacaaatgtttttcttttatgtctgtTAGATTTGGATTCAAGGTGTGAAATAATCAGTGTTGGAAAAATGCACATTTATAGGAAACACTCATCTGTTACTCTACAGCAAAGAATTCATAAAGGAGAGAAAtcatatgaatgtaaggaatgtcaAAAGGTTTTTTGTCATCTTACAGAATTTACTGTacaccagagaattcatactAGTGAGAAACCTGATCAATGTGAAGAGTTTGAGAAGGCATTGAGCCATCTTACAGACTTTAGAGAACATGAGAAAATTCATACTCTTGAGAAACCTTATGAAAGTAAAGAAGGTGGGAAGGCCTTTAGTCATCCTGCAAACCTTGCTAAACATCGAAAAGTTCATGCTaagaaaccctatgaatgcaaAGAGTGTGGGCAAGCTTTTAGGAGTAGCCATCAACTTACTGTGcataatagatttcttttttttttttttttttaattttttttttaattttttttttttaaacccccacacgtccacccaccccccctccccctgtggggagagaggagaggtgagCGGGGCGAGGGGGGAATAGatttcatactggtgagaaactgtacgaatgtaaggaatgtgggaaggcctttagtGTGTCTGGACAACTTAGGCGACATCAGAGTATTcacactggtgagaaacccttTGAATGTAACAAATGTGGGAAGTCCTTTAGGCTCAAATCAGGGCTTAAATCACATCAGAgtattcatactggagagaagccctataaatgtaaggaatgtgggaaggcctttcgTCAATTTTCACACCTTGTAGgtcataaaaaaattcatactggagaaaaaccctacgagtgtaaggaatgtgggaaggcctttagaTGTAGGTATCAACTTACCATACATCAGAGAATTTATACTAGGGAGAAACCTCATGAATGTAAAGAGTATGGGGAAGCTTTTAATAGTAGCCACCTACTTACTACACATCATACATTAGATAGTGTTGAAAAACCatataaatgtaaggaatgtggaaaggCCTTTAGCGTGTATGGACGACTTACTCGACATCAGAGTATTCATAGTGGTAAGAAACCCTTTCAATGTAACAAATGCGGGAAATCCTTTAGGCTCAATTCATACCTTAAATTACATCAGAATATTCATACTGGTGAGagaccctatgaatgtaaggaatgtgggaaggcctttagtCAACAGGCACACCTCACACATCATAACAGAATTCATACTGGTTACAAACCCTTCGAATGCAAAGAATGCGGGAAGTCCTTTCGTAGTGCCTCGTATCTTGTTAGACAtgagagaattcatactggggagaaaccctatATATGTCAAGAGTGTGGGAAAGCTTTAATTTATAGCCATAAACTTACTGTACATCTTCGAGTTCACACTggtgagaaaccttatgaatgtaaggaatgtgggaaggtcTTTAGTGTGTCTGGACAACTTACTCAGCATCAGCTTATTCATAATGGTAGAAAACCCTTTGAATGTAACAAATGTGGGAAGTCCTTCAGGCACATTTCAAAACTTAAAGTTCATCAGAATACTCACAGTGATGAGAAACcgtatgaatgtaaggaatgtgggaaggcctttcgTCATGCCACAAGCCTCATATATCATGACCAAATTCATACTGGCAAAAAGTCATGCGAATGTAAAGATTGTGGGGAGACTTTCAGTCATGCCTCACAGCTTGTTATTCATGAAAGAATTTATACTGGTGataaaccctatgaatgtaaagaatgtgggaaggCATTTCATTGTGCCTCGTATCTTGTTAGACATGAGAAGATCCATACTGGTGAAAATCCCTATGTATGTCAAGATTGCGGGAAAGCTTTTAGTTACAGCCATGAACTTACTATACATCATAAAGTTCATACTGCTGATAAACCCTTTGAATGTAATAAATGCAGAAGGTCCTTTAGGCTTAGTTCCATCCTTGAagtacatcagagaattcatactgggtAGAGACATTGGGGCATGTCACAATGTACATATGTAAATTAAGTATACTGCATCAGTGGATTTATACCACTAAGAAACAATCTGAATGAAGACAATATGGGAAGGCTTTTAGATACAGTTCAGTTCTTACTAGGAATCAATTTGTAGTAgaggaaataagccaggcacagaaagacaaatattacatgatctcacttacatgtgtaATCTacaaaagtcaaactcacagaagtagagagtagaatggtagttaccagaggaTTGTGGGGACAGGTGCATAGGGAAAGGGGGAGATGTAGATagaagggtacaaaatttcagataggaggaataagcttTAGTATCTATTATCCCAAGTGGTgagtataataaataataatgcattgtatgtttcaaaattacTAAAGGAATAGATTATAAATgttctcacacacaaaaaaataagtatgtgagatgGTTGATTTGCTAATCAGCTTGATTTACTCATTCCACgatgtaaacatatatcaaaatatcacattataccccataaatatatatgtataattattatttgtcaattaaagataaataaaatttttaaaagtatacagaTTGGttaggcactgtggctcatgcctgtaatcctagcactttgagaggccaaggcaggaggattgcttgaagccaggagttacACATTATGTAACTTCTTAGGCTTAAGAAGCATCAGctgtaaaattgaaaaataatagtaaGCACCTATGGCATTCCCCATGAAATGAGCATTTTTGAGACGAAATACACAGCCTCTCTTACAGGCGCGCGCAAACACACACAAAGTTAGATTAGATAATGAAGTCAGATCACCTTCAGCTCCTTATGCCTACTGAGGCACGCGATCTCCCTCGAGGAGTGACTTTTCGGATCATCTCACACAGGGATAAGGGGTTCGTAAAATAACAGCTCTGAAGTTCCCTTGTAAGATTGCCCCAGTAGCAGCCCCACTGAGAACTGCCGCCTGCCATCCATGAGAATGCGCTGAAATCACCCTTGGTCTCTGATCAGGGGCGCCAGTAAGCGGGCGATCTGCGCTTGCGCACTTCTAGGAGCGACTGCGACTCCCAGAAGTCTCCGGGACTCCGGCTGGGGCGCGGTGTTCGGTCCCCATGGTCACGTGCAGCTTTTCTCCCAGGCCTTTACGACCCTGGACTTTATTTCTCGCTAGGGATTGCGGTCCTGGCTATTCTAGCTTGGACTACATTTCCCCCAGGCGACGGAGAAAACTGGAACCTCTTGCTCCGTTTCCGGCATCTCTAGTTGCGCGCTGCGCGTGCCCTGATGCCACCTGAGGAATACGCCGGCGTGGGTCGCTGCAAGAAAGACTCTGCAGCCCGCGCGGGACCCTTCGTGGCGGTGAGAGAGGGGTTGCGGGAGGCGCTCGGAGCGCCGAGGCCCCGAGCGCGGCAGGGCGTGTCTGCGCGCCACCTCAGGCCGTGGGTGCTGGAGCTGCAGAGCGGGTGGTCGTATCTCTGGGAGACCGGCGGGGAGGGGAGAGACCGTGTAGCGTGTGACGGGGCCGGCGCGTGCCTTTGTGACGGTGGGTGCAGCTGTGAGCCTGTGAGGTGCGTGGTTGTCCTTGCATGAGTGACCCTGACATAGGGAGCGTGTCCTTCACGCGAGCGTGCGTTGCTGTGGCTGTGGTGTCACTGGCCCCGTGGCTTCATGTTCCCTGATTCCTCCTGTGCCCTCCTTTCAGCCAAGTATAATTGCCACAGAGACATTGTCGCAGTTGGGAAATCAAATACTGAGTCGTACAACACGACAGTTTTCAGCGAGAAGGTACAGACTTGCTGTTAGAAAGCGAATTGTAGACCAGGAATTGCTCCAGATCCTACGAACTAATAGACTCTAGGAATAGGATTCCTTCCTGGGAAGGTTCTCCCTGGCAGTTCTCTGGGGTTCATTTACATGTTTGAGCATTTTCTGAGCTCTCCCCCCCAGGACCTGCTGTGAACTCTGATACAGATTCCACTCTCTTCTTATTTCACCTGGTTATATGTATGCGGTCACAGTGGGTGTGGCCTTGGAGGGTGTAACTTCACAAATGAAGTTCTTGTGATGTGTCTCTTACTAGTTAAGGGAGTGAAGCCAACCCTCAAGTGTTCCCAGATGGGAGTTCTTAAGCAGGGATTCTTTGTATTTATGGGCTTACAGGAGACCACAAACTCCATGAGATTGTATAGAGAATTACTGTATATATTTGTAGAAATGCAGTTTTCAAAGGTGTACATAACCCAAAAGATACAGGGCTGCAGTTTAGGTCTGGAATTAAAGGTTATTATATTTTGGGATGGTTTTGCACAAAATTAGTGATCAAGATTATGGGAATGATTAAGAAAATTTACAAGACATCCATGGAATAGAATAATATTATGCTTATAGTAAAATTTGTTTATAAGAATTAATCACTGTAAGGAACAATGGCTATGAGCTTATGTTAAATAGTCTTCATATTTTGGGTAACGgtagtaaagaaaattttatttttttattttattttatttttttttcatggtaaaGCTATTGCTActttattaatgtaatttttaaaaggtcataTTAGCTATTTTTACATGAATGGAAacattaacaaattttaaaatataatttaaaaggtcAGGCTGTTTATACAATTCTAATAGACCATATTTATCACAACTCATGTGTAAAGGAAGCACATAATTAGAAGTAGTAATACTGGTTGCATTGCTTTTTTTGGCATTAAAATGTCTCTACGACTGGTATCAGATGAACTGTATATCTTGGGTATCATTGCCATGATGAACTGACTTGAATAGATgccaatatataaaataatgtcaacATATTATAATACAGCGTTATAAAAGGACTAACCCTTCAAGAAGTTTAGTCTACCTTCTGGCACTCAACATTAAATGATTTGCTTCAAAGTACCATTTTCTTGGAGTTACAGCTGCATATTGAATTTGTATGACTGTTCACATATGAATGCAATTAAATCTTTCAATAAGATTTCAGAATTTTGTCTGGTTTATACAGAAGATATGCTCCATGTCCTATGGAGACAGTAAGTAAGTACTCAAGTAGTATATTTTTGGTCTGAATAAACACATAAGCAAATGTACATATTGCTAAAACTTGCCTCAATCAATTGTCCTATATTTTAGGCAGTATGTTTCCACAAACTGCAATGAATAATGGGCTAGACTAGCATAATTCAGTTTATTGCTTAACTAAAAATGTTTGggcctttaaattttttattttgatgctgTTAGCTAACACCCAATTCTTACAGTTTTACTTCAAATAGTTAATAGATcgtatccattcattcaatatgCACCCATTCTATCAGGCATGTTGAAGTTCTTAGATGATACTAAATAAACTGTCAGTTATCATTTAGCTACTATTTTACTCCAAACATCTCTCATAAAACGAGTATTACTTTGTTGTTTTCATAAACAGTAAGGGAAACAAtactatttgttatttttaaacggAAAAATAGtctcattattttcattaattcactgtaacaattttctattaaattttatcccttgtttcttaaaatacatataaatttaagatCTACTTATTGCACcaacttcataattttaaaatatgcctattTGGAACCTAATTTcagctttaaataaaaatgaaattactaaGCAATGTTCACTGTTACATCTGCCTAACAATTCATCATGACGCTAAGGTACTATTTTCTATGGTTTTCCATCTTAGGTCATAAAACAGACATTTCCATTTGATGTCCTCTCCATttcctaaaaaaaagaaaaaacaaatttccacTTTAATTTCCTCTGCTAAATGGTTAAGTTTATCATTGCTTCTGATCCTGTTTCACCACCACAGTAGGAAGAAAATCAGTGTCTcaacatttacatattttacttacTCAATTTTTAACATCTGGTTTTAAAAGAATGCTCTTTTAAGCCAAATACTCATCCCTGAGCTTTCCTAAATTTAAACAGAAgtataaaattttcctttaatttacTTTCTGTAAGGTAATTTTGAGCTATAATTGTCATCCTACTCATATTTGATACATAGGTaccctttctctccttttgctCGGCTTTTTGGTAGACTAAACTCAAAGAGAACAGCTGCCACACAGTTAAATTCAAAACAGGAAGTCATGAAGTCTTTTATACTCCTACCTTTCAAGACTGACTTAGCTCCCTCTGTTGGTTCTTTTCTTAGTTCAATAGGGTATGTATTGCAATGGTGAAATATTTGGGGTGAATACATTTTGGTTCAATAATTGAGTTACAGATTCTATGTTAATTCTCTAGTAAATTTTGTGTTTAGCTAAGATTTTAACCAACCTAGGCCATACTTATCTATAATTGGAAGGGACTTGGCATCACATGTTTgaaacacaaaatttttattaatgtttttaaacataCTTGCCAACACTACAATACTGAAATCTACACATGGCAAGTAAGGTGAAATGgcaatgaaatgtttaaattttattaaaatatttcagtataataTAATccttatcttattttctttttgattagaTACTTTTCATTCCACTTATATAATGACTCTCTTTCAAATGCTATACACAATTCTCTCCTTCCTAAGTTTCTCTCttttaaatactgtataaaaatttaagtattcaCTTAAATATATAGGATGAATTGGATGACAAATGAGAGTTaactatttaagaaattatttatttactttggttAGAGAGAGAAAACTTATTtaaagtttgttattttttggaAAGAGCAGAGGAGTTTCTATCAGTCTCATGCAATACCTTTTTCTATGGTAATCACTCTGAGAAAGATGGCGATTTGCTTTGCTTTCCTGCAActaattaataaacatttgttttaagattgaagggaaggggggaagaaatagaaacatgtATTTTGCATCACATTTATCATTGTGCTGCCCTGGATACTTAGACTAGAAAATGTGCTAGGAAAGATTACAATAATAGTCAAAGATCTAAATATACCCAATGTAGGTCCAATAGGAAAATAATTCCTCCTCACAACTTTAATCATATTTGACATTTCTAAGAACAAAATACTAATTTCCTACCCTTTATCTTCAGATCACCTTTCTGAACCAGTATCAAACCTCCTCTAAAATCCTAGTGTTTCCTCTGAAGTTCTTCATTATTTTGTAGGTAATCAGAATTTCCAAATACtcgtttttttccattttctaagggggaagaaaaggaaaacctgaactgatagctttttaaaaaagagaaaaaacactttTGCCTCTAACCCACTGTAATATATTTTACAAGGTAACCCAGcacatcatacacacacacataaacaaatgtttatttaaaatcacGTACCTTTACTATCTGTGATGTACTCTtagattttctattcttttaaataaaaaatgcttttcacaacccaataaattaatttcatgacCCACAATGGCACCATGACCCACAGTTTAAAAAACACTGGTCTAGAGCAGATGCTTTGACTACAAGTTAACCTACTCAAGAGAACAGTTAAAATGAGCATCATAAGCCTTCCTTCATACCTATTTTAgatgttttaagtttttaatagattttgtattcttcctttataaataaaatcatttttaagcaaTGTTTTTCTAGATTAGTTCACTATTAAAATACCTGCATAGGGAAACGAATTActcatttttataatcttaacaaaaatggataaaatacatTGAATAAGCTTCATAACTGCTATCACAAATTTGATTAAgatatttactttgaaaatttgaaataggAACATATTTAGAGTGTTAAGTCATCTGATAATTTTGTAGCTCTGCTCTCAAAATCAACATCCTTAATTAACTCTTCATCAAAGTTTCTCAAGTCATTCTAAAAGCAATTTAATCATCctaaatgtgaaataattttggttgagcctaaaagaaaattttaaattatacatgcaGATCATTTTAAGGAATAGAATTTTGTAAGACTTTTTTTTGCGAGGATTGTATCCAAATTTTAATTGCTTATTCAGAGAAGAATGTAGTGTGTAGCCGGATTTATTGAGTATATTTTGTGTACTCAAAACTTCCTATTTGGCATATACTTATTAATCTCAAAggccattttcctttctattaatgGAAAAGTATAGTGATATCTGTCTAGTTATATTGGAACATTACAGCTTAAAGGATATTCAAAAATATCCTTGTTATTCTAATCAAATTGAGTTTTCATGACAAACCTATTATTTGCAGATTATTTTTGATGATGAAAATATAGCCTCTCCCTATAATGAtgtctataaataattttaatactttgaaatatctTTATGTTGTATTTATGATGATGGAATTAATGCAGCCTTGTTGCAGAAAAAATTTCCTGTGAAATttatgaagatgaaaataaaaataatccataatCCTCTGCATAGATataattgcttttatattttggtgtaaatgtttacagtttttaatgggtttacatttttaactggatttattttgacataatatACTTGATCAAATATAGGAGACAAAGAGTCTAACTCTTAGTTTAAAATAGGAATCTAACCCAATCATAGGTTTCCTTAAACACTTgtagggaaaagagagaagggcAGGGATCTCCTTGTTTGAAAAGCGTTTCAAGTATTTATACTTTTTAgatattaaaatcattatttaaaacataattaccAGGATGTCATATTAGTAAGTAAAACATCctttaagaattaattttttaatttcaaattaaatttgcCACTTTCAAAGAAAATGGCACTAATTTCTGATTTCCATATGTTTTGCAAGTACAAATAATATTTCCAAACATAGTTActatactagaaaataaaattgtgttataaatatttatataaatctcCATGTTGCACAGAAGATAAGATTCTCTTTCTAGTTAACATTCTTTGTTTACTGTATCGTTGGTTTATGATGCTGAACAGAATTCTTCTTGCTCTCTTTAGTTGCTGGGGACTGAGTAagggaacattttcttttttcctgtctgataatctctctctctcattttccttttttttatactAATGATTTTATTAATCATAATTCTGTTTTCTCAAAAGTAggcactgaaattttaaaaattggaattataAGAAAAAGCCCTCAAAACACAAATTTGACAATTCGACtataaaaataggaaggaaaaagaggaagcaaTAGAATTTGGAATtaatatccttttctttctttctttccttccttccttcgtttttttttttttttttttttttgagatacagcCTCACTCtaccacccaggctggagtgcagtggcatgatcatagctcactgtaaccttaaattcTTGGGCCcagacaatcctcctgcctcagcctccctagtagctaggaccataggcgcatgccacaatgcctggctaaataaaaaaaaattttggccgggcgcggtggctcacgcctgtaatcctagcactctgggaggccgaggtgggcggatcgtttgagctcaggagtttgagaccagcctgagcaagagcgagaccccatctctactaaaaatagaaagaaattatatggacagctaaaaatatatatagaaaaaattagccgggcatggtggtgcatgcctgtagtcccagctactcgggaggctgaggcaggaggatcccttgagctcaggagtttgaggttgctgtgagctaggctgacgccacggcactcactctagcctgggcaacagagtgagactctgtctcaaaaaaaaaaaaaaaaaaaaaatttttttggtagaggcagaatctcactatgttgcccaggctggtcttgaactcctagccttaagtgatcctcctgcctcagtctctttgccaaagtgctgggattacaggcatgaacatCCTTTTCTAATAATAGATTAAAAGACATGTAATAACTTTCATTTTAGTAATGATAGATAATTTACATTAGCCATCTTGATATACTTTTTAGTGTTTATGTGGATTATCTTGCTTAGTTTTCAAACTAGTCATATGTCATGGGTGATATTCTTATCCCTATGCTGATTAGGAAACAGGCACTGAGATAACTGTCACAGAACAAAGCTTGGTATCATTTCCTAAAAGTCTGACAACGATGGCTGTGTTCTTAAGTTCAAAAGAATACCACCTCCTAAATTATGCATACCTTTTTAAACTTGCCTTCTTCACTGAgtaattcttttaatattgttttctgtCAATTATATGGTTTAATATCATCCTTAATAATGGAATAGTATGTCACAATATAGCAGAGTATAATATATTTAACCTATTGCCTCCTCTGAGATATTTTTTGATGAACAtctttgtgcatatatatacaccttGTATACGtccataagattttttttttattatttctagaagTGCTATTTTGTGGTCAAAAATCATACTTGAAGGCCAGATgaggtgtctcacacctgtaatcctagcactctggaaggccaaggcaagaggatcgcttgaggtcagttggagaccagcctgagcaagagcaagacctcgtctccacagaaaaaagaaaaattagctgggtgtggtgggtgcCCCAGTAGTCCCAGCGACACTGAAGGCTGAgttaggagaattgcttgagcccaggaatttgaagttgcagtgagct
It encodes:
- the LOC138374936 gene encoding zinc finger protein 607-like, with the protein product MGLLFQGSITFRDVAIDFSRHEWEYLDLVQKTLYRDVMMENYGNFVSLGHSMSKPDIITLLEQGKEPWMVVTEESRRECTDLDSRCEIISVGKMHIYRKHSSVTLQQRIHKGEKSYECKECQKVFCHLTEFTVHQRIHTSEKPDQCEEFEKALSHLTDFREHEKIHTLEKPYESKEGGKAFSHPANLAKHRKVHAKKPYECKECGQAFRSSHQLTVHNRFHTGEKLYECKECGKAFSVSGQLRRHQSIHTGEKPFECNKCGKSFRLKSGLKSHQSIHTGEKPYKCKECGKAFRQFSHLVGHKKIHTGEKPYECKECGKAFRCRYQLTIHQRIYTREKPHECKEYGEAFNSSHLLTTHHTLDSVEKPYKCKECGKAFSVYGRLTRHQSIHSGKKPFQCNKCGKSFRLNSYLKLHQNIHTGERPYECKECGKAFSQQAHLTHHNRIHTGYKPFECKECGKSFRSASYLVRHERIHTGEKPYICQECGKALIYSHKLTVHLRVHTGEKPYECKECGKVFSVSGQLTQHQLIHNGRKPFECNKCGKSFRHISKLKVHQNTHSDEKPYECKECGKAFRHATSLIYHDQIHTGKKSCECKDCGETFSHASQLVIHERIYTGDKPYECKECGKAFHCASYLVRHEKIHTGENPYVCQDCGKAFSYSHELTIHHKVHTADKPFECNKCRRSFRLSSILEVHQRIHTGSDCDSQKSPGLRLGRGVRSPWSRAAFLPGLYDPGLYFSLGIAVLAILAWTTFPPGDGENWNLLLRFRHL